The genomic DNA ACTTCACTCTGCCATAGCTGCTTATCTTTCAGCGATCTCTCATATTCTGCtcagctgttttctctctctctgctgatccTCTCTCTGTGCTCCTCATTTCCTGTTGACCTCTGTTCCTAATCTAACTCGTCCCATGTCATTACTTAATCAACCCCTCCAAGAGGCATCGTTTGGATTTGGGGACGGAGAGTGCAGCGTCTTTCACTCTGTCCTGTCGGTGCATGTCACTCCCTCCCCACCCTTCATTCATTCTCACTCTGTCTCACCCATCTTTTCCTCACGCAAAGAATGGAGAACCTGCCCCCAGCCTATGCTTGTGCTTGGGTTCATGGGTAAGGATTTTCACTCATAACCGTTTCTACTCCTTTCCTCATAACTCCATCCATCCCACCCTCACCTGCAAACAGAGTAGTTGCCAGGACATCTCACATAAGCACAAAAATGGAAAAGACAAATGCAAAAtccacaacacaactgcaaaagTGACTACACAACTGCAAAGGCTACAAAACAACTGCAAATCCCAAAAGACATAGAGTATGTAAATGCTATAACAACGGCAAAATCCACAACTTTGCATGTTTCATTGTCGTCATACGTTGTCTCTCACTTCTGCTGTGGTTCAGTTTCCATTGTGTGGCTTTTGCGATTGTGTTTTTCCGTTAATGCGCTTGTGTCGTGACGTCTCGGTCACTGTaaacctttgacctcctgaGGGGTCAGGGTGTCTGGGGTGAACTCCCGGTCAGGCTTAAACTGTAGAAAAgctttaaatgcaaaaaaacaacccaGCTTATCAGGATGCTAATAGAGTTATGATTCAGGAATGATAACCAtctactgtaaataaataaacagctttGAACTAGTGTGAAACCAGGTGATAATCCCATTCAACCTTTAATATTCTCAGTCTCCTTGCACATTCATAGATTAATAAACTTTTGAGGAATAACAAGTAGTATCTTATCTTTACGGTTATGATGTGGAAGATAAAAACTTCATGGATAAAGCTATGAGAAGGATTTTTATAGTTGcgtatattcatattttgtgaTAAAGGGTTGAAATTGCCTTGTCGATCTTTATTGTAAGTGTATGGTGTTAGACTGGGCTGTCACTCCATTCATTCATCTTTCCATCGTGTGCTACATATGGACGACAACAAGCCTGGATACTGAATGAGGCTTGTTGTAAACAAAACGTTAAaggactatttatttatttcccataAGGTTGAAATTATTAATTGATCtgtcaatatttatatttatttaattgtaatttGAGTGTTAGAATTAAAAGTCATTTGAAGGCATATTTTTGGAGCAAGTAGAAATGTGAATGAATCGACAGCTGTGTCCTGTACGGTCCTGTTTCAGATGTTGTGTAGAAGacgagtgtgtttgtttttatatttccgGGTTGTTTTctgattttggtggtcaaaggtcaaatgtaCTGTGACTCCCCCCCCAAACGCTATTTTAGCCTTATGAACAAAACAACTCAGTAGCACCTCAACCTAGTCCTTTAAAATTTGGGGAAAGGGTTCACTTAAAATCACGGGTTACCTGATTAGATTTGTGTTGTTATGGCAATTTAACGTAGTCGTCAGGAAtaaagagtgaatcaaacaaactgtTAATCTGTATTTTATTACAAGGCCTTggacacaaatcaaactgagaGCAAGGCTGTCTGCTTGAGAGTGCGAAGAGTCTCTCAGGAACTGGCAGTTAAGAAGCCCCCCTGAGTTCCTCAAAACACTCAGAAggactttacacaaacacatgaacagcacACGTGGACGAGACAACTTTGACGAGACAGTGTCTAGACACGATCTCCAACAATAGATTTTTAGAGAAAGTTTCAGGAACAAACACAGTTCAATGACTCATATGAACCCGGGTCACttgaaaacagaagaacttATGATCAGATACATTTGAACCTGTGTTGACCTTACAGGCACTACAGGAACAGTATAATTTTCCACTACAGTATGGcttaggtcaaaggtcaatgtggCCTCTAgaaccatgtttttagcctccTGAAcatatctcaagtctgcctcTCGGGAAAATGTTGAGCCGTTGTTACTTGGACACGAAGATGAGCTGATTAGATTAATGTAGTCAAAGGTCACAGCGACCTTGTATGAATCTGGAAAAGTTATTGTATTCAGGCTGAAACACTGCGTTGGTGGATGCAGACATCCACAGGGTGGTAATTCTAGAGTCAAATTTATGAAATAAGTGATTAGAACATGACAGTTATTGGTTATAAAGGTTATTATCTTGACACATTAATTTGGAAACCTGTCATGTCATCTTTCAAACTGTCCCACGAGCGTCGTATTCCCATTAATCAAGTGTCAGGGCTCGGACAGAAGCTGCTCATTGACCTTGCAGTGACGACAGCGTATCATGAGTAATGCTCCTTCTAGGGCTGCCGCgatccattttttttaaaaaccgcTGGGCACCAGCCGCGATAGACTATGcgtgccgcggctggggcagcagtcgccccggcgcactcccctccacgcagccggaggctcggtgtgcggcccgcctcaagttgttttttttttggggggggggcgctccaCGGCgcttcacggcgtcgctggtgcgagggcttcctttctcttggaccgcggggcggtgtccgtcgcaggtgcggacggCGGCCCTGGACGCGAGTCGGGTCCttctcgcgtcacctcagctacggcgcccgcgtggggggagggggggccgctagactgagtccagaacatgtggacatgctgacattcttacattacaacacgcatgtctaactaacgtttgagtttgattttgagctggacaccattgtttcttatactttaaacttgttgctctttgtttaatatgcagacataacttttttattttgataaggggttaaatagaaactttgatatctttttgagttgcaatgctgacttaacttatatgccctcttttttatttatttttatcacgttggagttgctagtttaaaccttcagttttgcactttaatatttgagcctttgtttacattttgttttgtgctgcattatacgatgacatacagtttgttcttgtcaaaataaaattaactgaaatgaaatggtcaatttgatttttttggaggaaaattagtcgtttagattaatcgactaatcgataaaatagtcgtcgattaatcgatagaaaaatagtcgttagtggcagccctagcTCCTTCAGACTGAGCTGTAACGTCACGTTCCTTCCGGCGCCGCCGCTACTGGGATCTGATCAGTTGAACTCGCTCCGGGCTCCGAGTCAGCTGACGTTCTGCTAATCTGTCACAATTGGGTTTGATTCCTCACAGCTGGATTTCAAACTGGCAGGATAAATAATCCGAGCGGCTCAGGTGCACGTCGGACCGATCTGCGTTTGTTTTCATATCTGAGACATGGTTTTTAACAGCTGGGCAAAGggataaacaataaaacacccaagcttttatctgtttatttataCCAGCTAATTATCGTGTGTTGGCTTCTCCTCGCGTTGACTGAAATCCATCAACAGCAGAGTTACATCAGACAGTTTGTGACGACACTCAGTGACTGTACCAATTAGATTTATGCTGTTGACTGGCTCTGTGTGCAGCCTCCTACAttcactgagctgcagccaaaACACAAAGCTCAGTGCAGCcttcactcacacaaactctGGGGTCAAGGTGGCGGCTGTGGATACGCTCATGGTGATTGATTGTCTGGTCTCTTGCATTAATATGTTGCCTGCTGACGTAACCTGGACTTTTTGTCGGGGATGATTTGGATGAGTCCCTgatttgcatttcttttttctgtttagttGCACAAGCAGGAATCACATTTTTTATATGAGCTAGACTCTATAAGGGTGATTCCACCAAACtaatacacgcacacacacacacacacacacacacacacacacacacacacacacacacacacacacacacacacacagtcgtatTTCCTTGCGTCCCCTCCAAAGCAAAAGACCACATCACATGAAGACGTGCGGCAATGTGACGTGTAAGATTGGATTTGAGAGGATTTGATGTGATAAGTCCCACATAaagcttgtttatttttctactgCCTATGTTCGCGACAACACAGCAGTGTGAAGCCAGATTTGCCAAGAACAGATTGCGTTGAATGGAAATATCTGGTTGCGAAAGCACTGAACACAGCAAAAAGTGCTGAGCAACATGTAAAATGCAGCAAGTCGTCATCTGCTGTCTGCAATGCCAAACATTCTGGATTAACAAAGTACTACGGAGTATTGGGCGACTTAAAGGGGGGAAATGTagagatttcaagaataaactcgtaatttacaaaaataaactcttaatattatgagaagaaaatgttattttactAATATAAAGTTGGAATTTTAAAGGAATAAGGTCAAATATTAGGAGAATAAAAGTTGTGATTAACAAGACTGAGGTCATAATATTCTGAAGAAAAGTTGTGATATAACTTGaaaaaataagttattttacAAGGATTAAGTTGTAATTTACAAGGATCTTTTTTGtaatttcacaaaaataaagTCAGGATTTTATAAGactaaagtcataatattatgagaagAATTCATGATTTTACAAGAATAAATTCATTAGTAGAAAATTGTCTGAACTGAAGCAGAAATGTTGAATAATAACTCAAATTGGAACTGTTTCTCTGATTTAAATATCAGATTTAAAATGTCGTTTTTTTTGAGTACATTGTATGGTCTTACTctcagtgactgtgtgtttgttaataGTTCCCAAACCTTTAGTATTGTTGTTTAATATTAACCAATGTTGTTCCCTTGGTTAGCTCTATTACACCCACTTGCAGAGATCTCATGTTCTTTAAAtgactccagtgtgtgtgtgtgtgtgtgtgtaactttgcGGTTGTGTTGCAGACGAGAGACACGGCACCCTCCGGCTGAGCAACCTCACCAAGAACATGTCGGGGAAGTACGTCTGCCGAGCCAGCAACACGGCCGGCTCCGACAGCTGCTCCATTAACCTGGAAGTCATCACCTGTACGTCCACAGTAAAACCTTCTTCACTCCTCTCCACAGTGTGTATTTAAATCCCAGCTGTGAGGGTGAATACTGactggtgttgttgttgaagcTTCCAACGCAGGCGTGATCGCAGCGGCCACCCTGGGCTCGGTGGTGGGACTCATGGCCATGGTGCTGTTCCTCATATTCatcctgaggaggagacgggacacggaggaggagatggcCAACGAGATCAAGTGAGTTTCACTTCACACTCGCTGGTCACTTTATTAGAGACACACGTCCAGTCGTCCATTACCTATACCGCTTGTCCCCGGAGGGTTGTGGGGGGGTAAGCTGCAGCCAATCCAAGCCAACATATAGGGAAAGAAGCGGGGAGACCCTGGCCAGGTCACCAGCGTATCACAGCgcccacacacagagacagacaccattcacactcacacttacaAATACAGGGTATACATGCAAACTCCAGAAAGACCAACACCGGGTTTGGACTCTGTAACCTTCCTGCTATAAGGCAATAGTGCtcaccactgcaccaccgtgcccACATCCAGTCTAGTGCAATTCAGTACAGCAGCTCTCTTTATGAAGCTTATATATAATGTTGAGTTTTCTAAAACTGTCAGAAATTTCATTGTATGATTATTAATGAGGTCAAACACGCAGAACACCTCTGAACATTGTGTAGTTCAGTATAAGACAGCTACAAACCACAGAGATTGTTTATCTGCATTAAGACTTATGACAATATCACAAAAAGAGAAGACGGAaatcataaaaatgtatattttgggGGGGATAtaactatttaaaaaacactttcctAGTTCCAGCAACCACTCAAAATTCTTAACATTACGAGTAACATTCACCTACTGTAAATACTGTATTAATGTATAAGCTGAATGTGCGTCATGTGTACTTTCACTTCTTGGAAGCAAGAAAAGATTGttgcatatttttttcattttatttgtcttgATAAATAGTAATATTGGttttctctgcctccctctcctccctctctctctctccgcctcaGGGAAGATGCTCAGGCCCCAAAGCGAGTGTCATGGGCAAAGAGCAACACCGGCTCCGACATCGGGTCCAAGAACGGCACGCTGTCCTCCATAGCAACCAGTCCTCGAACTCGAGACCCGAACCCgcccaactaccactacccgtACACGTCCATCTCGGCGTCAGACACGGGCTCAGTCATCAACGCCTACCAGCTGCGACCTGGAGAGGCCAACACCTTACAAGGACTTCCTGGTTACAACATGGGAGGCACTCCGTCACGGAAACACAAGCGGCCCCCCTGTGCCAACGGGGGTCCTCCGCACATTGTGAGGAGCTCTTTGCTCGGCGTCCCCAACCGGACTGAGGGGGCGCAGCCTCAGGCGCCGCCGCTCGCCGTGTCCCCACAGATGAGCTCCTCCACCCTGACGCGCACGGGCGCCGTCACCATCATGGTGCCGGCTCAGAGCCAGGCCGGTTCGCTGGTGTGACCACGCTGGTGTGACCATGCTGGTGGGGACTAAAAGGACAGCGGTTGTTTTTGGGGAAAGTTGAAGACCTGAACGGTTCCAAGAGAAGATGGTTTGTGCTTCGTTGGCACAGACGCTCCCATCGCTCTGCTGATCACGATAACGCAGCATCGCTCATTTCAGTTTTCATTCGCTGCGTTCTGTCTCACTGAGGTTTAATTTGTATTAACATGCTCAGAAAGACATTTTCAGTAATGTTGTGAAGTAGCATTAAAACACCAGTTCCTATAAGATCTGTCTGGATACTGGGAACCAGAATGAACGGTGGAGTGCTCTTAGAGTTTGGAAGTTTGTGTAAAATATAACGTTTTGGGTACATttgaataatgtaaaaaaaaacaactacatatgattttttttttattatttcatttctcTGTCACGCTCAGTTCACTCTTCTCAGGCTCGCTACACAAGTTCAGGGCAAAACTTCAGCCAAAACTAAAATCACAGTTCAGGTTTTAATAACCGTGTGTgttagtttctctctctcttcacttcgGAGAGAACCTTCTGTGTGAGTTTTTCGCCGGTCGTGGTAGATGGGATGCAACCAAAATCGTGACATTGTTGAAGtagagattcttttttttttgttcaaaagGTGCTTGATATAATTTGATATTATTACCGTAAACACGAGACAATTAGCTGAGAATTGAGATTATTGGTCTTTCGGACTGAAActggtttgttttcttgtaATTATTCTGAACTCTGGATTTGATGTGGCAGTGAATTATCGGTGTTGACAGACTACATGTAGCACTTTTAATGCAGTTCTGATTGTTTTCCAATAAAGGAGTGGTTCTGGAGTGGTTGATTTTTAGCCTCACTGAATTTTTCTCACTTACAAAATGgcagacattttaaataacaaatccCAGTCATGTGTCATTCAGGCAATCGATAAATAGTAAAAATCCTTTTGTGCAAATTCAAATAATTTTATTTGGAGTGTAATTTGCAAAttgtaaaattacattttaacataCGACCCATATAACACTAactttacagaaaacacagtaACAACAGCCAGTAACGATACAGTAACGGAGGTTTTGAAAAGACACTGAGGTTGCATGTGACAAACTGTAGAtatgtgaaataaaacaaccaCATAATGACCTCGGCCAAGGAGATTTACACAGGATTACGGTGAAACTACTtaacagatttccatcacaccaagaaaaaataaaatgttgcagCATTTGCGTTTTAAGAGGCAGATTCACTATGTTTTTCATCCATATCGCTTATTCTGTAAAGATCACAGAGGGGAGCCTGGAGCCTATCCCAGCTGGCGGAGTTCACCCTGGACTATAAAGCACTTAATGATGAATCTTAATGATGTATTTGTCATAACACAGGTGGCTGGGTGCAGTTGTGGTGCACTGTGACTGTTCTTGGACAAAGAACTTCTAGAAAATCTAAGTTTTAGATTATCAGACCTATTATGTTTCTACTATAAGAACTGGACAGAGGATAGTTTGGCCTTGGCAGAAGTAGAGTACAGTGGCAGAGGTACAGtatatttattgtaaatatatgtatatttattagCACTTTGTGTTAGTGGTTGGTGTTAAATGATTTTCAGTAGTTTTAGCAGCTTTGTAACAAGACTAAACATATCTACACGAGCAGATTGACAGGAATTAGATATTTACGATGAAAAATCTAAAGAAAACCGTTTTTTTCCTGCAGGTGGAGCCAGAGTAACTGTTTTGTTTCCATGTGGTTGTGAACATTACATCACAGGCTCAGCCCGATATTAACAGACTGATTGACACCGTCAGTGATCATCTGCAACAACCTGCACTTAAACAATGTGAGCTTCACATGTGATTTGTGCAGTTTAGATGTAACTGCATTCAGCTGTGCCTTGAGCTGTGTGCTAATGTTAGCATTCAAAATGCTTAACGGTGTTGTATTAGCATTAATAAGCAGAATAGCTGGAAATCCAATCATCACTTAAGTGTTGGACAGGAGGAGACTCTGACCTGCAGATGGCGCTGAATGACATGTTATTTGACGATCTGTGCAATGTTGactgaaatatttcactctggACCAGAATGAGATGAGCAGTTCATGATTTTTCACTGTagctaaaaataaaaccaaaaaaaacccTAATATACATTTCTCACCCTTTGAAAAACTATGATGCTGGAGGCAATTCAGGAAACAAGTCACACAGTAACAAAACCAGCAGTGGAGACCAAAACAATATGGTCACTAGTGAAGTCACATCCAGACCCAGAAAGAGGGAGATTCATCACGACTCAGTCAGAAGGTTTCGGGAAATAATCATCCTCATCACCTCGTTTGTTCCtttaaggaaaacaaaaacaggagagACACAAAAATATGTTAATGTTCAACAAAATCATGGTCTGACAACTATTTAAATGTGAGGAAATCTAAAATGAGCTCACCCTCTAGGATCTGATGAACCCTGATGTCACGGACAAACTGCTGCACTGCGTAGTCTTTGAGGTAACCGTAGCCGCCGTGCATCTGAAGCGCCTGGTTACAGATCTGATCAGGGAGCAGCCAAACATGcaacagttaaaaaacaaaagtctaACAGTTTTTCTTCAGAGTCAACGAATGCATCTTTTATCACTCACATCAAAGCACTCGTCCGTCGCGAAGAGCTTGGCCATGGAGCAGAGAAACACGGCATCGGATCGGCCCTCCTGCAGCGCCGTGGCAGCTTCACGCACCAGGAGGCGAGACGCAACCAGCTTGGTCGCCATCTCTGCCAGTTTGAACTGAAGAAACTACACAGGCGGTCAGACAGAAGGGAAAGATCAATCCCAGACatctttttaaacacacacacagggttagCGGCTGCACACTGAATTTTTGTTCTTACCTGGTTGCTGGAAAGTGTCTCTCCGAACTGTTTGCGCACCAGCAGGTGATCCCTGGCAAGCTGCACACAGGCATGAGCCGCCCCCAGAGAACAGGAAGCTGTCGACAGATTATTCAGGTGAAAACTGTTGATGTGTGAAATGAAAATTAGGGACCAGGAagttttgtgaatttttttctgAACACTAGTAAAACTACCAGAGTCAGTCGGTGAGAAAATGTCGGTCagataataatacattttgaaactttttacctttttaacatgatggaaattaaattaaatttaggaCCATAAGTGAAAGTACATGTGTTATATTTATGTCTATTAGATAAGTTTGATAAGTATGTAAGTTTGAATGACATTCGACACATGAGCACTTCCAGGATTTAACCACAACGATTACTCGTCCTCAATCCTCATCATTGTTAAACGTGCATGTTCCTATGTGGATAAACATTAGTGTAACGCAGAAACTTGACcagaaacattttaacaatgCAGTGCATTcccaaaataatattttttcttgTTTGATCTGGCAGAGAAGAGACATTTTTGTTGTGACATAAAAAAAGTAAAGACCCATCCCATCTGAATTTAAGTCAATGTAATACTTCAAAACTCTTTTATTTCTGAAACTGGTTTTAAGACTTTTAAAGCTCTTTGTAATTTATATCTAAAAGAATTCATATCTTTGCTGCGAGCTGTTGGTTAAACCAGACTGAGAAACTCTGTGGGTGTTGAAATCAGAAAAGGTGCGTTTGACATGTTATGaattaaatgtttcatttagtaagtgaatgttttatttcctctttaaaaATGTACCTAACCATAGTCTTGATTTACTGT from Limanda limanda chromosome 6, fLimLim1.1, whole genome shotgun sequence includes the following:
- the esamb gene encoding endothelial cell-selective adhesion molecule, encoding MSFIEPIFKLETQIDTDCWDHLIQLQLSGSGDGAPCDTHKVEIPRGELEVVRGEMVVLQAWYSPNSDISRNSVIWQFMGNKSRQVINFSSGEVGLGQSDYTTRVGFSAAMPSANLSIYINDTQESDSGRYVCSVLIPRSNGISGEIHLNVKVPPSPPVCTMTGNPVVKGNVTLSCKSSHGKPIPQYKWTKAAPLSEVFFSPMQNERHGTLRLSNLTKNMSGKYVCRASNTAGSDSCSINLEVITSSNAGVIAAATLGSVVGLMAMVLFLIFILRRRRDTEEEMANEIKEDAQAPKRVSWAKSNTGSDIGSKNGTLSSIATSPRTRDPNPPNYHYPYTSISASDTGSVINAYQLRPGEANTLQGLPGYNMGGTPSRKHKRPPCANGGPPHIVRSSLLGVPNRTEGAQPQAPPLAVSPQMSSSTLTRTGAVTIMVPAQSQAGSLV